ATTGCCTGCTTATCAGGCTGCCGAGAAAGGTTTTGAAAAAGCTTTCGGCAAGAAACCGTTGGCCGTGCGCCGTGGCGGAAGCATTCCCATTATTTCCACTTTCGAACAAGTGTTGGGAATCAAGACGGTACTGATGGGATTCGGGCTTGAATCGAACGCCATTCACTCACCCAACGAGAACATGCCTTTGGAGATTTTCCGTAAAGGGATTGAAGCGGTAGTGGAATTCTACCTGCACTATAAGTAAACACAGCGAGACATCATGGAGAAAACAAAAGAAGTCTGGAAGGTGCTTTCAAGCCAATACTTGATAAGAGAACCTTGGTGTACCGTGCGCAAAGACCACGTGGTATTGCCCAACGGCAATCATATTCCCTCCTATTATATATTGGAATATCCCGATTGGGTAAATACCATCGCCATCACTCGCGACGGACTATTTGTCTTTGTCCGTCAATACCGCCACGGGTTGCAGGAAACATCCTACGAACTTTGCGCCGGTGTCTGCGAGCAAGAAGATGTCTCACCACTGGTTTCCGCCCAACGGGAATTGCTGGAAGAAACCGGCTATGGTAATGGGAGGTGGCAGGAGTACATGCAGATTTCCGCCAATCCCGGAACTCATACCAATATTACTTATTGCTTCCTTGCAACAGATGTAGAAAAAATAGCAGAACAGCACCTGGAAGATACCGAAAACCTGACTGTACATCTGCTGTCCTTGCAGGAAGTAAAAGCATTGCTGCAAAGAGGAGAAATACGACAAGCACTAATGGCTGCTCCACTTTGGAAATTTATGGCTGAAAACGGACTGTAAATCACTCGAACGGCTTGCGGAAAGTACAACCATTCTTCCACTCGGAACAACCGTAAGCCGTTCTCCCCTTAATAATCGTGCCTTTCCCACAAACGGGACAAGCCTGACCGACAAGCCCATCCGGCTGTGTGGAAGCCATACCTCCTTCAGCAGAAGAAACAGCGACATCTGCATCCTGTGCCGTTTTCTTCCCAGCCGTTTGTTTTCTTGGGGTCCTCTTTTTCGGCTCTTTTTTCGGTTTATCGGTAACCCCGGCTTTATCGGTAACCTTACCGCTTTTCCCGACAGCAGGCATCTGGATAGTAATATGACGGTTACTGTTATCCGAAAGTACACTCATCACTACCTCCGATACCATCTGTTTCAACTCTTCCAGAAA
Above is a window of Bacteroides helcogenes P 36-108 DNA encoding:
- a CDS encoding NUDIX hydrolase gives rise to the protein MEKTKEVWKVLSSQYLIREPWCTVRKDHVVLPNGNHIPSYYILEYPDWVNTIAITRDGLFVFVRQYRHGLQETSYELCAGVCEQEDVSPLVSAQRELLEETGYGNGRWQEYMQISANPGTHTNITYCFLATDVEKIAEQHLEDTENLTVHLLSLQEVKALLQRGEIRQALMAAPLWKFMAENGL